From the genome of Papaver somniferum cultivar HN1 chromosome 2, ASM357369v1, whole genome shotgun sequence, one region includes:
- the LOC113347021 gene encoding uncharacterized protein LOC113347021 — MEAAGKDYSGTSPERSFEVNKTEDDDAFEEVMAKIEVPLREADRAIRGMSILHLCIARGRTQNLLASINREEKWTYDEASQPLVSTRAERFAVRLKRRQIEYERPPSEDKHDYVIRYGVIILDSDTDEPARPKVVKTISHVALVFEEDMEVDPTEGVEAENVADFAEISEREAEVDPKEEEVAAYDNGVEGDSDDGEAAVDLLDD; from the coding sequence ATGGAGGCTGCTGGCAAGGACTACTCCGGTACCTCTCCAGAAAGAAGCTTCGAAGTCAATAAAACTGAGGATGATGATGCcttcgaggaggtgatggctaaAATTGAGGTTCCGCTTCGCGAGGCTGATCGTGCTATACGGGGCATGTCGATTCTGCATCTGTGCATTGCTCGAGGACGCACTCAAAATCTTTTGGCTTCAATCAACAGAGAGGAAAAATGGACGTATGATGAGGCGTCACAACCACTAGTAAGCACGAGAGCTGAGAGGTTTGCAGTGCGGCTAAAGAGGCGACAGATTGAATATGAACGACCTCCGagtgaagataaacatgattacgTGATTCGCTATGGtgtgataatcctcgattctgatACCGATGAACCCGCGCGTCCAAAGGTTGTCAAGACAATCTCCCATGTTGCGTTGGtctttgaagaagatatggaagttgATCCTACTGAGGGCGTTGAAGCGGAGAACGTCGCTGACTTCGCAGAAATATCCGAGAGGGAAGCTGAGGTAGATCCAAAGGAAGAAGAAGTTGCGGCGTATGACAACGGTGTTGAAGGAGACTCCGACGATGGTGAAGCCGCGGTTGATCTCCTTGATGACTAA